Genomic segment of Pacificitalea manganoxidans:
CAAATCAGCTCTCTCCGCTTCGCTCAGATTATCGCCGTGGGCGAGAAGCGCATCCACATAGGGCGCAAAATGGCGATCGACCCGGCCGAAGGCTTTTCGGTCGCGTGCCCAAGCCGTGAGAATATCCTCCAATGTGAGGCGGTCATAACCCAGGCTTTGGGGGCGGTTGCCCCGCGATCCGACATCTTCATCCCATGCACCGCCACCGACCGGAAGCGTGTCGCCGCCGAGCATCGCACGCATCCAGTCATGAAACGCGCGAAGTCCCATGTGGCTGGCCAGCGCGGCTAGATCCCGCTGCTCTTTGAGAGGCGGATCGACGGTGACGCGCTGCATCCATCGTAAAGCGCCGTCTGGGCCGCTTATCCGGACCTGAATGAAGGCAGACTGGAGTGACATCGGGATCGATCCAAGACCGAGGCTGAAGGCATCGGTTGGCCAAGGCAGCAGGTCGCCATTTGCAGATCCCGCGTGCAACACATGGTCAGGGTCGGCGAGCGAAGGTACCGCCTGCGCGTCGATAGAGAAGCATTCCCCATCGCGGCGCAGAACCGGGTCCCAGGAGGCCATGAGCACCTTGCGCGACTCTTCCAGAGCATCGGCCGCACTTGTGCTGCGCAGATCTGTGTCTGCGAGTTCCTCTATGGTGACAGGCGTCGCTTTACCAACCAGGAACGTCAGGCCGGAAGCGAACGCTTCGTCTGCCTCGAGTTCGACCATGATTTCCGAGTTGCGCCCCGACCACGCCCTTTCGGTCGCATTGGCGCTCCCGACCCTCAAGATGGTCTTCTCTCCCGAGTGGAAGCAAAAGATCTTCGCATGAAGCGCAAGGGGCGCCGGCTCCATATCATCTTCGGCCGCAGGCTCTGTGCCGGGCAGAGCGAGCGTGGACTCGTCAGCAATCACGTCCGGCGCCGCATAGGCCAGGATTTTCGAGAAACCCGTCAGCGAAGTTCTGGACCGGCTGGCTATTTCGGCAAGAGCCGGCATCGACGAAATCAGCGTCCTGGAACCAGCCGCCCCCCAGTTGCCCGCCTTTTTCAGAAAGTTGGGCGACAGGAACGGGCTGATGATCGTTATGCCATCGACCGCGCCGGATGGCGGCTCCGCTAGCAAGGGAACACCTTCATCCAGCCCATTGAGGAGGCCGCGTAGGCGAAAACCGTCTGGCGCATTCCACCAGATCGTCTCCAGTTGCTCCGAAATGTCATCGGCATCCTCGCGCGATGCGCAGCGAGCGAGCGTGCGCCCGAGAGCACCGACGCCAGGGAGCCTAACCCGCCCCTTCGCGCGCTTTTCGCTGCCGTCCAGCAAAACGCCGGCGTCGAGATCCTTAGATCGCGTGAGGTTCCGGCTGCCAATCCAGAGCTTCCAGCGGGTTTCCCCTTTGGGGCAGTTATAGGCAACCAAAGCAATCTTGGGATGCCAGCTACGCTCGTGTTCATCGTAGGGTTGCTCAACGATGAACTGATCGAGGATGCCCGCGATCCGGGGGAGAGCGACCGGGCGCGCGATCCGCCCGCGCTGGATGATGATCTTGACGTGATCGCGCAGCCTGTCGATCGCTTCGGCAAAATCGACGGCTGTTCCACTGCCCTTGTCATTGTTACGACCAATCAGGGCGAGCAACGCCGCGGCGACCGCAGACAGGTCGACCGAGTAGGTCGCGAAAAACGCGAGCTTGACCGTCTCCAATCGCCCGGGCCGCAGTTCGTCGAGGTAGGGTTGGCCGTGCCAAGCTTGCCGATCGCTCATGCAACAGCTTCCAGATCACGCAGGAGCCGTTTCACATTCCCCCAGCGATAATGGAGCGGCTCGGCGCGACCATGGCGCTCGCCTTGCCATTCCATGCGCCGATCGACGCCGAACTGGTTGCTGGCGAGACGCGCGCGATCATCCTTCCTACTGACCTCCGCCCGCGCATAGACGTCGAGCAGCGGCATCGGATCCTTGCTATTTGCCCGAACCCAGGCCGACGTTCCTTGCAAGACGCCCTCAACCGCAGGCGGGAGGTGCCCGATTTCGGTGAGAAACATGTCCATATCCAGCCGAGCGGCCATCCCGCCCCATTGCTCGACCGCGTCTTTCAGCGCGGCTCGGTGCAAATTTGGCTGTGGTCGCTTGTCGCGTGTTTCCTTGAGTGTCTCGACCTGAGCCGCATAAATTGCCCTGCCAATCGCGGACAGCGCCGCCGCCTGGCCGGCCCGCTTCAGCATGGCGGTCTCCTTGCCAGCAAGTGCGAGAATTTCGCTGTCCCAGCAGTGATCCGCCTCGCCGAGCGGCTTTCCGACCAGCTTCGACAAGAGCGATGGCTCGCCCGGATCAGTCGGCGAGCGAACGGCGCGCAGCTTGGTTGCGAGATAGATCTGCTCCGGCGGCAAAAGGTCGAGTGTAAGCTTTCCTCCGCCATTCCAGTCGCCGGGGGCATCGATCAACCCAGAGATTGGCCAGGCCACTGTCTCGAAGGGCTTGCCGTCATCGTCATGCAGGGCGCGTTTGCCGGAAGCAGCCAACAGCTTCGCCATATCCGGGCGGCTCCACGGCCGGCCATCAGGGCGGGTGCCGATCAGTCCCCATTTAGCGAGAGCCGTCCAATAAACATAGGCTGGTGGCTGGCTGATCACGCGGGGGAAGACTTCACCTCCGATCACGCCATCTTTTTCACCGCCCACTCCATCGACATATTTGAGACGGCCGGTCAGCTCATGTTCGAGATCGGAGAAGGCTTGGCCAAAGTCCTTGGGAACCGGGCGCTTCGTTCGAAGGCTTTGGTAAAGCCAGGGGATGAGAAGCGCGTAGCGCAGCCGAGTGTGCAGAACCGACGTTCCGGGGAAGAAGTGATCAGCATAGCGCTGGTGGACGATGAGGAATCCGACCTCATCGCGCACGCCCGCTGCGCCGCCGAACATCATCTGTTCAGCCTGGCCCAACGCCTTGCGCGACAAAAAGGTGAACCCAAAAGATGACACGAAGTCTGCCCCCACGGCGTGGTAAAAACTTACATCTCAAGAATATTGCCGATGCCCTACAGCATCATGCACTACCATTAATTTTTAACCTGCTTGCGCGGGTTTCGAGCAAATAGGTCTCAACTCCCGCAAGCAGGTGCAAGCCTTCTTCACCGATTGCTTGCCGGGATAATCCAGGTTGCACGATGCGGACGTCGAACTCGAAGCGGTGATCTTGCCACCCGACCTTGAGTTTTTTGATCGCGGCGGCTGAACCCTGTTCAATCCGAGAACTGAGGCCACGGTCCCGGCGCATCTTTTCGCGCCTCAATATGTGTTGAAGCATGCGGCCTGGCCGGTCGCGCCACCGAGCAGACTTCTGAGCCTGGCCGCAAACCTCGTAGAGGTCGCTGAGCCGCGCACCCGGTGTATCCGCCCCTGAATACTTGCAGTGATACAGAGTCACGGAAACGACGCTGTCGGTTATTCGCAGCACCACGACATCAGCGATCTCGCCTTTGCCATCATCGTCGAAGATCACATCATAGGGATCGGGGTCCGCCAACAGCGTGTCGATGATGAGACGTTGGACTGAGTCTGGGCGCTTGCTCGTGCCTTGCGACTCGACGCGGATATTGGCCTTCGACCAATCCCAGGCTTCGATCTTGTTGGATGGGTATGGCTCGATCGTTTCGCCTTCGGGCAGGGTGTAGAGGTGGCTGTAGATGAGCAACGAGCCATCGCCGAAGTCGATCTGTGGCGAATCCTCACCGAAGGATTCCGAAAGCGTCTGCATCTTGCTGCCTATCTTAATCGTCGCCTTGGGGCCGGCGCGCTGTGGGTAGCGGGCATGCCCATCGCTAAAGATGATCTCGAATTCGGCCGTGTGGTCATCGCTCCGCACGGCGAAGCGCAACGGTCCGGAACGAGCGTTATCGAGCAACTCGATATCGCATTCCGCGAAGGTTACGGGCTCATCGCCGAACAAGATTTCGATCCGCTCCTCGAACTGCGTGATCAAAGATTCAGGCCAATGGATCGCCACGGGCGGAACAGCCGGGCGCTGGCTGATCTGGTGGGGCCGCATCGCGCTCTTGAAGACGCCGTCGGTCGTGATGCTGGGATCGTTCACCGTGCGGCCGACTTCCTGGCACCAGTCCACCCAGTCGGTCAGGTCATGGACCTTGGCGCTGGACCAGAACTTGCCCTTCGCCGAGCAGCCGCGTGAAGCCGGTACGCCGTCGAGAAAGCCGGTGGCGAAAATGTTGTTCTTGATCCGCGACTGGGATTTTGCGCTGTCGAGGCCGTCGGCGACGTCCACGCCCATATACATTGAATAGCGGACGCCGCGCCCCTGATGGTGGGTGAGGCCGAGATTACGCAGGATGAGCCGCTTGAAACCGTGGAGGCTGCGGAACACCTCCTCGCCTTCCACGCGGCGTGTCGTATCGCCGCAAACCGCCTTTGCCAGGCGGTCGAACGGTCCCTTGGCGGAACTGCTGATATAGAGCAGGCCACTGGCCTGATCCCAATGGAGCATGTGCAGATCCCAGGTGACGTTCACTGCCTGCTGCGCCGAGGTCCAGCGCACCTGTTCCTCCGCCCGAGTCACGAAGATCGCGACCCGTTGATGCGGGTTCAGTTTCATGCCGAGATAGACGCCGGAATTGTAGAGTTCCTCCGTGCGGAACGGATCCCAGGCGTCACAGGACGTTCGGTAGAGGACCGCGTTCATTTTCGGCTCGAGGGTCTGGAGCGGAATGTCGCTTAGATCCCCCGAAAAGCCTTTGAACATCTCGGCGCGGCGAACCTGGCGTTCGATCTTTGCCGAACTGAGCGCCTCCACCAGCGCGTTCCAGTCGGCGTCCTCGGCGTAGAGCTTGGCCAGCGCGCGATCGACATCGTCGATGCCGGTATTGGCGATCACCGTCGCATCACCCAGGGCCAGATCCTGGCGGGTGAAGCGGCCGACGAACTGAATCGTTACCGCCACGCTCTTATGATGATCGTGCAATGCAGCGATCTTCAGCTCGGGCAGGTCGAAGCCCTCGCCGAGCATATCGACGCATACGATGATCCGGCTCTCAAAGCGGCGTAGCGCTGCCAGATTTTCGCGCCGCTCCTTCAGCGATTGCTGGCTGTGGACGATGACAGGCCGGTAGTCCGGATAGAGGCTATGCGGGTGTTTGGCGCGTTCGATGGTGCTGCAACGGGCCATCGCCAGATGGTTGAGGTCGGCGTCTAGGTCTGAGGCGAGCACATCGCCGAGCTTGTCGATGATCGCCTGGTCGGCGTCGGCTTGATCCAGCCCGAATACGGCCTCGAAGCGGATCGGCTTGAAATAGCCTTCCTGCTGCGCCTTTTTCAGCGGGTAGGTGTAGATGAACTCCCCATCGACGCGGCCACCATCCTCACGAAACGGGGTGGCGGTGAACTGGATCACCGGAATGGGCGGCTCGTGCTCGGCGAAGAGCCCGCGAAAGGATTTCCAAGTCCGTGCGCCGATGTGATGCGCCTCGTCGATAAAAAGTGCGGAGGCACGGGCCGCCATCCGCTCCTGCACCGGCGCCTCGGCGCGGCCCGCGATCTGCATCGTGGTGACGACGACATTGGCGCTGTCGAAGATTTCTTCGACTTCGGCTTCGCTCGCCGGAATGTGCGAGAGGCGCATGACCAACGGGAAGGCCGCGGTCTCATCGAGACATTTCTGCTGTTTCAGGACGCCGAAGGTCTCGAACTTGCCTGCGATCTGCTCGCGTAGAGCATCGGTGGGGACCACCACCAGCAGGCGCTCGAACCGCCGGTTGGCATTGAGCGCCAGCATAGTCTCGGTCTTGCCCGTACCCGTCGGCATCACGATGGTTGCCGGGTCCGTCGATCGCGTTGCATGGGCAAGCGCGGCGTGAAGCGCGCCGATCTGAGGCCGCCGCAGGCCAGGCTGCGCTGGTACACCATCGGCCGCAGCCCGTCCTTCGCGCAACTGAATGGCGTCGATCCAGGAGGCAGAAACCGCCTGGAGCCGCTCGACGCGCGCGGAACGATCGAGTGTGTCGATGCCGATCGGCAAAGCATTCATCCACCGGCCTGCACCCAGTTCGAGTGCTTCGACGATCTGTTCCGGCTCCGTTGATCCGGGCACGAGCAGAATGAGATCGGCCTCCAGCGGCGTGGCCGTCTTTGCGCTGATGACCTTGAGAATTTCGCCGGATTCCAGGGTTGTCTCGTAACCATTGACGCGGCGGATGGCGAAGGAACGAAGCCGGCAACGCACCCGGCGCGCAGGAACGGCCAACTGACGAACCGGGCTCCCCAGCACCTTGCCGTCGATGACAAGCCGAGCCGGCAAGAGCAGTTCGACCTCGGGATTGAAAAGGTCGTCCTGGTTGGGGCCTTTGGAGCGCGTGCGGGAGGCCATCGAGTCGCCCTCCGTCAGACCGACACGGTCTGCGGCGAAAGCGAGACGGCAATCACCGTTCCCCTCGTCATCAGCGCGATCAGTCCGCGCTCGGCGCCCGTCATTTTCAGATAGGCGCTCAGGTGCAATGGCCGCCCGGAGCAATCTGCAGCTACGGCCAGGGCCTCCTTGCGTTCTGCAGACGACAACGACAGGAAGGGCTCAGACATGCGCCGCCTTTCCGACACTGCGTGCAAGCCAGGTCGGGAACTGCGGTGCGGCGGTTACCAATTCGTTAAACGCCGCTGCGGGCAGTTTCTGCTTCAGCGATCTGAGCGCGGATTCCGCCTGCTCCGGCCCGAGCCAGACCAGGGCGCGAGCAGCACTGCCTGCCGGCCGCTTCTCCAAGGCAAGCTGCCACCGGGGGGCGTGGCGCAGTTCCACGAGTTGTTTGCCCAGTGAGAGCGTGCGGCTGCGACCCGAGGTCAGGTACACGAATCGAACAGGCACTTGCGTAGTCAGGCCGAGTGCATTCGCTTCGGCGGCGCCGGTTGGAACGATGACTTCGCCACGTTGCGCCGCGAGGGCCTCGACAGCCTGTTCCACGGACGGCAAGCGCGTTCCAAACCGGCTTTTGATTGGTCGCAGGTAAACCCCGCGTCCGGCACGGATCAACTGGCCACGCTCGGCGAGGCGCGACAGGGCCTGGTCCACACCGGCACGGCTGCCGAGGTGAAGCAGGCCCTTTGCAGCCAGTGGCGCTCCTTCCGGAAGTCCCTCTGCGTGGGTCAATATCTGTTCGGCAAGGCGTTGCATGATCGTTCTCTTGTCAGAAACATACGCAGTTTTCTGACAAAATTCAATCCGCGCTGTCGGGCGAGGTGAGAAGGGTGGTCGCTTCTCCCAAGGGTATCAGTCTCGCCTACCGCGATTTTCAGAGGGGAAGATGCTTACCGAACGCCCTGCAGTTGCAGGCATTCCTTGACGGCTGCAGCCCGCCGCTTGTCCAGGTACTCGGCTAGATCGTCGATATGGACGCCTTTGGCGCATTTCTGGGATGATTCCATGCGGACGAGGGGGAGGGCGATGGAACCAGCCGAGACTTTGCGGATGAACTTGTCGGTACTCAGACCGAAAAAATCCCTGGCGACATCCTCAGCAGGAATGATCGGTCGCCCGGAATACATCACTATCAAGAGAAACGCCGTGTTCATGACCCCGGAATGAAACATGATCGCATAGATGGGAGAAGGGCGCGCAGCCGGTTGTCGGGGAGATGGATAGGATAGAGCGCAAATCGGACGGGAGCGTTGGATCGGGGAGATTATCTGAAGCGTGTGAAGGGGGGTAGGGACCCCGTGCCTGACTAAGTCGCTCGGGAGCCTCGACGCCAAGCAACGATACTTGGAAGGACGCGACATCAGTGCACCATTTGCGGTGCAGACAACCCGACATACCGCTGAGGCGCTGCCACACTGGTGGTGCCGGCAGGAGGAGGGTCATCCAGGCCCGCGGCACCGCCTTGAGGGCCGAACCCTCTGCGCTTACCGATCAGAAGACTTTGGCTTGGGCTGATGCAGGCGTCGGCTGGTGTTCTTGCGGAAGGTGTTGCGGAGATCCTTGTTGATCAGGTCGATGTCGAACCAGTCCGGGTCGAAATGTCCGCCGGCCCAGCGGAGGTTGGAGCTGTGGTCCTCATGGTTTGGATCGCGGATGGTCTCGAGGAAATCGGCATAGGACCAGGGGCCTCCGACGTCCTCGGGCGGCCGGGCCCGGGCCCCTTCGGTGCATTCTGCGTGGCGGGGCAGGGGATCGAGGGATAGCCACTCCTCGATCCGGATCACATGGGTCCAGTCATCGCCAAAGTCGTAGAGGTAAGTGAAGGTCAGATCCTGGCCGGAGAAATCCGCCAGCCTGACCCCGGTGTAGCATAAGGTCTGCGGGCCCCTGAAACCATCCTCAAGCTGATCGGGGTCGCCATATCGCAGCCCGCCGAGCCGGAACTCATGCAGATGGCTGTCGGTCCAGCTGAACGCGGCCTGCAGCACCCGATGGAGCCTATCAAGCGTCCAGTCCGACGGCACGACAAGTCGCCGCCAGATCGGCGGGTCAATCTCTGCCAGCGAGACATGCAGGCGGACGGCATTCGCAGGCTGGTACAAGATTGCTTCTCCCGATCAGATCGCAAAATCCCCAAGCGATTTGCCCGCAGCCAGCGCGTCGGCGATCCATGCCGGTTTGCGCCCACGCCCGGACCAGGTGATTTCGGCGTTTTCCGGATGGCGGTACTTGGGCGCAGACGCCGCGCGTTTCCGGGAGGGAGCGGCTTCCGCAAGCTCGTCGAAACTGAAACCGAGTTCGCGGGCCAAGTCGTCAACCTTGGCGCGGGCCTCGGCCTTGCGACGGGCCTCGAAACTGGCGATGGCCTTCGCAACATTCTTTTGCAACTGCTTCAGCTCGGGGAGCGACAAGGCGTTAAGATCGATATCCGTCATCTGGTCCTCATTTGTTGTCCGGTGGATTTGAGCCCGAGCGCTCTGGAAGGAAGGCGTCTGGCGCTGGAAAGCAGGTACCGCGGTTGCGTGTCAGATAAGCGCAGATATCCTGGGGATTACAACACGTCGGGGATTGGGGCGCGCGAATGTTGGCTTTTGCCTTTTTACGCCTGACTCGGCTGAATGTGAGGATTGTCTGGGGGAAAGCCTTCCCCCTCGTAGCCACTGGCGTTGCCGACACACCCCCATCAGCGGGGAGACCCCGTAACGCCCCCTGAGAGTGAAAGTGCGGGCGGGTTTTCCGTGACGGGTTGAGGGCTGGAGGAGAGGCCTCCGGCGCCCGTCGCGGAGATCATCCCGATGGCCAGAGAGCATCGCGCGGCCCGCAAGAGGGGTCCGCGCACGAACCTTTATGACGACATCACCGACAAGATCATCGCCGAGCTGGAGGAAGGCCGGTTGCCCTGGGTCCAGCCCTGGGGGACGGCGGCGGTGCAGGTGCCGCTCGCCATGCCGCGCAACGCCAGCACGGGTCGGCAGTATTCCGGGATCAATGTCCTGATCCTTTGGGGCGCCGTGATCCAGCAGGGCTATCCAACCCAGCACTGGCTGACCTTCCGCCAGGCGCTGTCGCTCGGCGGCAATGTCCGCAAGGGTGAGCGCGGCACGACCGTCGTCTATGCCGACCGTTTCACGCCTGAAGACGAGAAGCGCCGCGCCCGGGAGACCGGGGAGGATGCAAACAGCATCCCGTTCCTGAAGCGCTTCACCGTGTTCAACGCGGCGCAATGCGAGGGTTGGCCTGACGACATCGCCATCGAGGCACCGCCACCGCCGTCCGGGCTGATCAAGCCGCGGGTCGAGGCATTGATTGCGGCGACCGGCATCGACTTCCGGATCGGTGGCAACCGCGCCTTCTATGTTCCCGCGCTCGATTATGTGCAGGTGCCACCCCCGCAGGCCTATTTCGAGCCGATTAACTGGCACCGGACCGCCCTGCACGAGATGGGGCACGCGACAGGACATGCCTCCCGGTTGGGGCGGGACTTCTCGGGTAGTTTCGGCACGAGGAAATATGCCTTCGAGGAGCTGATCGCCGAGATTTCGAGCGCGTTCTGTCGCGCCTCGCTCGGGATCGTCCCGACTGTGGGCCACGCCGATTACATCGGCTCCTGGCTGGAGGTGATGCGCGAGGATTCCCGCGCGATCGTCCGCGCCGCCTCGCAGGCCAGCAAGGCGGCCGACTGGCTGCTGGCCCATCTGCCCGACGACAGTACCGATGTTGAGCGGCAGACCCCGACGGAAGGGAGGGCCGCAGCATGATCCTCTGACCGACACACAGCGTGACCGTTTGCTGGCGAATGGCCGCGATCGCGATCAGGATCACATTCCGGTCGTGAAGTTCTTCAATCCCTTTGGCGCCGGTGTCTGGCTTGCGACCGAGCTCGACGAGGACGGCGACATCATGTTTGGCCTGGCCGACATTGGCTACCCCGAACTTGGCTCCTGGAGCCTCAACGAACTGCGCTCCATTCGGCTGCCCTTCGGCATGGGTATCGAGCGAGATCTGCTGTTCACGGGGGACTTCCCGATCTCTGTTTGGGCCAAGGCCGCCCGCGAAACCGGCAGGATCCGCGATGCCGAGCGCCTGCTTTATCGCTCGGGCCGCCTGTCAGGCGGGACACGCGTCGACACGGAGTCCCCGCGTTCCTGAGGGTCCTGCAGGTTCCGCGCCGCGCTCTTCGAAGGAAGAGGGCGGCGCTTCTCTCCGTGACGCGGTGAAAGTTCGGCGCCCGGCCGGCTGCCCGTCGGAGAACAGCACCATGACACGAAACACGAGAACACCCGCCACTGAAGCGCAGCCGCTCCGGTTCTCCGCCCAGGAGCAGGCCGTGGTCTACGAGGCCCGGCAGATCCTCCTGCGCCACCTCAATCAGAACCCTGTCCTGACGTCGTGGCAGGCGGTGCTCGACTATTGCGCCCTCACCATCAGGGGCGATTTGGAGCGCTTCCATGTCCTCTATCTCGACCGCAGGAACCGGCTGATCTCTGACGAGTGCCTCGCCACCGGCACAGTCGATCATGTCCCGGTCTATCCCCGGGAGGTGCTGCGGCACTGTCTGGCGCTCAATGCCTCGGCGCTGATCATCGTCCACAACCATCCGGCCGGTGATCCCGAGCCGTCAGCCGCCGACCTCGCGATGACAAAAGAAATCCGGAACGCCTGTGCGTCCCTGGGCGTGATACTACACGACCACATCATCACCGGGGCTGGCCGGGAGACCAGCCTGCGTGCCCGCGGTGAACTCTGATGGGTCTGCGCGTTCATCCGCGGCGCGGCCATGAGAGGGAAAGGCGTGGGGGGGAGTTTCGTGACGGGCTGGTTGCCGGAGAGAGAGGCTCCCCGGCGTCCGTCATGGAGACCCTGACATGGCCGCTGCCACGCAGAAGATCACCCTGTCGTCCTCGCGCGACATCCCCTTCAACAAGCTGGTGCTCAGCCAGTCCAACGTCCGGCGCGTGAAGGCCGGCATCTCGGTCGAAGAACTGGCCGAGTCCATCGCCCGCCGCGGGCTGATCCAGTCCCTGCATGTTCGCCCCGAGCTCGACGCCGAAGGGCAGGATACCGGTCTCTTCGAGGTGCCGGCTGGCGGCCGCCGCTATCGTGCGCTGGAGCTTTTGGTCAAACAGAAGCGCCTCAACAAGACCACTCCGGTGCCCTGTATCGTCTCGGAGGCCAGTGACGACATCCTGATCGACGAGGTGTCGCTTGCCGAGAACATCGAGCGCGCCCCGCTGCATCCGCTCGACCAGTTCCGCGCCTTCCAGGTCCTTCGTGAGAAGGGCATGAGCGAAGAGGAAATCGCTGCCGCCTTTTTCGTCAACGC
This window contains:
- a CDS encoding ArdC family protein — its product is MAREHRAARKRGPRTNLYDDITDKIIAELEEGRLPWVQPWGTAAVQVPLAMPRNASTGRQYSGINVLILWGAVIQQGYPTQHWLTFRQALSLGGNVRKGERGTTVVYADRFTPEDEKRRARETGEDANSIPFLKRFTVFNAAQCEGWPDDIAIEAPPPPSGLIKPRVEALIAATGIDFRIGGNRAFYVPALDYVQVPPPQAYFEPINWHRTALHEMGHATGHASRLGRDFSGSFGTRKYAFEELIAEISSAFCRASLGIVPTVGHADYIGSWLEVMREDSRAIVRAASQASKAADWLLAHLPDDSTDVERQTPTEGRAAA
- a CDS encoding plasmid pRiA4b ORF-3 family protein, whose amino-acid sequence is MYQPANAVRLHVSLAEIDPPIWRRLVVPSDWTLDRLHRVLQAAFSWTDSHLHEFRLGGLRYGDPDQLEDGFRGPQTLCYTGVRLADFSGQDLTFTYLYDFGDDWTHVIRIEEWLSLDPLPRHAECTEGARARPPEDVGGPWSYADFLETIRDPNHEDHSSNLRWAGGHFDPDWFDIDLINKDLRNTFRKNTSRRLHQPKPKSSDR
- a CDS encoding H-NS histone family protein — encoded protein: MTDIDLNALSLPELKQLQKNVAKAIASFEARRKAEARAKVDDLARELGFSFDELAEAAPSRKRAASAPKYRHPENAEITWSGRGRKPAWIADALAAGKSLGDFAI
- a CDS encoding DUF6088 family protein — its product is MQRLAEQILTHAEGLPEGAPLAAKGLLHLGSRAGVDQALSRLAERGQLIRAGRGVYLRPIKSRFGTRLPSVEQAVEALAAQRGEVIVPTGAAEANALGLTTQVPVRFVYLTSGRSRTLSLGKQLVELRHAPRWQLALEKRPAGSAARALVWLGPEQAESALRSLKQKLPAAAFNELVTAAPQFPTWLARSVGKAAHV
- a CDS encoding DEAD/DEAH box helicase, encoding MASRTRSKGPNQDDLFNPEVELLLPARLVIDGKVLGSPVRQLAVPARRVRCRLRSFAIRRVNGYETTLESGEILKVISAKTATPLEADLILLVPGSTEPEQIVEALELGAGRWMNALPIGIDTLDRSARVERLQAVSASWIDAIQLREGRAAADGVPAQPGLRRPQIGALHAALAHATRSTDPATIVMPTGTGKTETMLALNANRRFERLLVVVPTDALREQIAGKFETFGVLKQQKCLDETAAFPLVMRLSHIPASEAEVEEIFDSANVVVTTMQIAGRAEAPVQERMAARASALFIDEAHHIGARTWKSFRGLFAEHEPPIPVIQFTATPFREDGGRVDGEFIYTYPLKKAQQEGYFKPIRFEAVFGLDQADADQAIIDKLGDVLASDLDADLNHLAMARCSTIERAKHPHSLYPDYRPVIVHSQQSLKERRENLAALRRFESRIIVCVDMLGEGFDLPELKIAALHDHHKSVAVTIQFVGRFTRQDLALGDATVIANTGIDDVDRALAKLYAEDADWNALVEALSSAKIERQVRRAEMFKGFSGDLSDIPLQTLEPKMNAVLYRTSCDAWDPFRTEELYNSGVYLGMKLNPHQRVAIFVTRAEEQVRWTSAQQAVNVTWDLHMLHWDQASGLLYISSSAKGPFDRLAKAVCGDTTRRVEGEEVFRSLHGFKRLILRNLGLTHHQGRGVRYSMYMGVDVADGLDSAKSQSRIKNNIFATGFLDGVPASRGCSAKGKFWSSAKVHDLTDWVDWCQEVGRTVNDPSITTDGVFKSAMRPHQISQRPAVPPVAIHWPESLITQFEERIEILFGDEPVTFAECDIELLDNARSGPLRFAVRSDDHTAEFEIIFSDGHARYPQRAGPKATIKIGSKMQTLSESFGEDSPQIDFGDGSLLIYSHLYTLPEGETIEPYPSNKIEAWDWSKANIRVESQGTSKRPDSVQRLIIDTLLADPDPYDVIFDDDGKGEIADVVVLRITDSVVSVTLYHCKYSGADTPGARLSDLYEVCGQAQKSARWRDRPGRMLQHILRREKMRRDRGLSSRIEQGSAAAIKKLKVGWQDHRFEFDVRIVQPGLSRQAIGEEGLHLLAGVETYLLETRASRLKINGSA
- a CDS encoding pyocin activator PrtN family protein, encoding MFHSGVMNTAFLLIVMYSGRPIIPAEDVARDFFGLSTDKFIRKVSAGSIALPLVRMESSQKCAKGVHIDDLAEYLDKRRAAAVKECLQLQGVR
- a CDS encoding phospholipase D family protein — protein: MSDRQAWHGQPYLDELRPGRLETVKLAFFATYSVDLSAVAAALLALIGRNNDKGSGTAVDFAEAIDRLRDHVKIIIQRGRIARPVALPRIAGILDQFIVEQPYDEHERSWHPKIALVAYNCPKGETRWKLWIGSRNLTRSKDLDAGVLLDGSEKRAKGRVRLPGVGALGRTLARCASREDADDISEQLETIWWNAPDGFRLRGLLNGLDEGVPLLAEPPSGAVDGITIISPFLSPNFLKKAGNWGAAGSRTLISSMPALAEIASRSRTSLTGFSKILAYAAPDVIADESTLALPGTEPAAEDDMEPAPLALHAKIFCFHSGEKTILRVGSANATERAWSGRNSEIMVELEADEAFASGLTFLVGKATPVTIEELADTDLRSTSAADALEESRKVLMASWDPVLRRDGECFSIDAQAVPSLADPDHVLHAGSANGDLLPWPTDAFSLGLGSIPMSLQSAFIQVRISGPDGALRWMQRVTVDPPLKEQRDLAALASHMGLRAFHDWMRAMLGGDTLPVGGGAWDEDVGSRGNRPQSLGYDRLTLEDILTAWARDRKAFGRVDRHFAPYVDALLAHGDNLSEAERADLNELAQIWAIARSRLAS
- a CDS encoding DUF2958 domain-containing protein, producing the protein MLSGRPRRKGGPQHDPLTDTQRDRLLANGRDRDQDHIPVVKFFNPFGAGVWLATELDEDGDIMFGLADIGYPELGSWSLNELRSIRLPFGMGIERDLLFTGDFPISVWAKAARETGRIRDAERLLYRSGRLSGGTRVDTESPRS
- the radC gene encoding RadC family protein, giving the protein MTRNTRTPATEAQPLRFSAQEQAVVYEARQILLRHLNQNPVLTSWQAVLDYCALTIRGDLERFHVLYLDRRNRLISDECLATGTVDHVPVYPREVLRHCLALNASALIIVHNHPAGDPEPSAADLAMTKEIRNACASLGVILHDHIITGAGRETSLRARGEL
- a CDS encoding DUF6361 family protein; this encodes MMFGGAAGVRDEVGFLIVHQRYADHFFPGTSVLHTRLRYALLIPWLYQSLRTKRPVPKDFGQAFSDLEHELTGRLKYVDGVGGEKDGVIGGEVFPRVISQPPAYVYWTALAKWGLIGTRPDGRPWSRPDMAKLLAASGKRALHDDDGKPFETVAWPISGLIDAPGDWNGGGKLTLDLLPPEQIYLATKLRAVRSPTDPGEPSLLSKLVGKPLGEADHCWDSEILALAGKETAMLKRAGQAAALSAIGRAIYAAQVETLKETRDKRPQPNLHRAALKDAVEQWGGMAARLDMDMFLTEIGHLPPAVEGVLQGTSAWVRANSKDPMPLLDVYARAEVSRKDDRARLASNQFGVDRRMEWQGERHGRAEPLHYRWGNVKRLLRDLEAVA